The Atribacter laminatus genome contains the following window.
AAACAACAAGAATAGACTTAACAGAAAGCACGTACTCATATTTTTATTCATGATATTCAACCTCCTTTCAAAGGATATATTGGAATATTAACATATTTTATAGTTTTGAAACAAAAAAATACATTTTTGTGTATTTATTTCTAAGATTAAGATTGTTTTTACCTTCTGATTTTTTATTAACCATTTTCTTTTAACTTTGTTCCTGAGAGATTGTTTTAGATCAATTCTAATTTTTATATAACCAAAGAAAAGATAATAGAAAAAAAATTTAACTTGACTTTAAAAGAAAATTAAATATGATTTGAATTTGAATGTTCCTATAAAAATGTTATTATTAAAGTGGTTTAATAAAATAGGAGGTCGTTTGAATGAAAAGAACTTATTGGATTGTTATGGTCATTTCAGTTTTATTACTTACTCTTACTATGTCTGGTTGCTTATGGAAGGCTCTCAGCAGTGGCTCAGGTAGCGCAACCCCGACTCCGTCCCCCACTCCAACACCAACGCCAACTCCAACACCAACCCCAACCCCGACTCCAACTCCAAACTCTGGCCTAACCTGTACAACCTGTGATACCTGTGCTACATGTACTCCAACTCCAAGTCCAACCTGTACAACCTGTGATACCTGTAATACTTGCCCAACACCAACACCAACCTGTAATCCTTGCACAACCTGTAATCCTTGCCCAACCCCAACCTGTGATCCTTGCCAGACCTGTGATCCTTGCCAGACCTGTGATCCGTGTTGTAATCCTTGTTAAAACTGTAGCCTGTAATAATTGTATTTTGGACTAGAAAAAACTAAATAACTAGTTAATAAATAAATAGGATAGGCTACCCTAATGCATAGTTATAGTGACTACAAAAATTATGGTGACCTATCTTTTTTATTTAAAATGTTCTCAATATTTATGCTGAATGTTATTCTTTGACAATTTTTTATGAGTTGACCTTGTTAATAGATTTCGGTATTCAGTGATAATGAAAATGGTTGCCCCCTCACCCTAACTCTCTCCCACCAAGGGGCGAGGGGAAAATTCCTTACTTCAACCGTTCTCCATTCTTAATTTTTATCTTACTCACGATTCGCTATTCACAGTTTTTAGGATTGAGATTCCCATTTTATTTTGCTCCTCACAAAGATATTCAACCAATACCATTAGCTCCTTTTTTTGCTAATTCATCAGCACGCTGGTTCCATAGATTACCAGAGTGACTTTTTACTTTTTGCCAATGAATTTGAATTGGAGAATGGTTAATAAAATCAGTGTAATTTTTTGTCAAGCTTATATTGGTTTTCCAATCTCCAGTAACCCATTTCTGAATGCCCCAATAATCAAAATATATAGTAATTTTTGTTATGTTTTCTTTTTGGCACCATTTGACCACTTGGATGACAGCAAAAAGTTCTCCTCCTACTTGGCGGGAATGACTAAATTCTTCAGGTACCGAACCAAACAATTCGCTTTTAACCTTATTTTTATGAATAATAACTGCTCCGTATCCAACCTTATGGTTATAATACGACCCATCGACGTAAGCTTCCCATTCATTCATTGAAAAATTCCTCACTCTTTTAAATTTGTTCATTTATCAATGTTCTATTTCCTTGAATATCTTTAAATTAAATCAGGTGTAATTATTCCATCTTTAATATGATAAAAAGTAACCGGTATGGATTCTAAATTAAATAAAGACTTTGCTTTTTGGATGATATTAACGGTTTCAGGATGACAAGAGAAAAGAAATATTTGATTTTCTTCAGAAAATTGAAGAATAATTTTTGTAGTATTAACTTGTCTGGATGGGTCATAATTTACCAAAATATCATCTAAGAGAATGGGGAGTGGTTCGTTCTTTTGACCAAAATCCAATGCCAGACCGAAACGGATAGATAAATAAACTTGATCAGCCAAACCGCTACTCCATTCTTTTTCTTTTTTTCTCCGATGGTTCTGCTCTTCCAAGTAGATTGTTTGGTTATCAACTGAGCTGAATAGATGGTAACGATGATTGGTTATCTGTTGAATAAAATGCTGAGCTTCTTGGATAACACGTGGTTGTCGACTTTGTTCATAAATATTTTGGGTTTGTTTTAAGAAATGGCGAGCCAAAACTAAGGTTGTCCATCGCTTTAGATAATTGTTCAGCTTTTCACGGTGAAGACGCTCTTCGAAAAGAAGTTCTCCCTGAGTTTGGTTGTTTTCCAAATAGGTCATTCTTTCAATAATAGCTCCTTTTTCCTGCTCATCTTGACCAATCTTTTGAATGAGGTTATTGAGTTCCTGCTCGAGGGATCTTTTTTCTTCATGAAGTTGGAGAACATCGGTTTTCTGTAGCTCTTTGATCAATGAATTGAGCTTTTCTGGTTTTTCAGCAATGAGCAGAAGACTTTCCTTTGTTTCAATCATTTCTTTTTGAGCAGCGAGCCATTTTTCGTGAGCAGCGGCAAAAAGTAGAAAATTTACTTCATCATTAACCTTTATCAAATTATAAAGATCTGAAATTTCCTTTCTCTTCGATAAAAGTTGTTCTTCAATTATTTTCTCTTCCAGTTTTTTTTGCTCGATTTGCTCTCTTAGTAAAAGATATTTTCTTTTTCTTTCTATAGCTTCAGCATAATAGGAATGAAGACGATCAAAGCTGGAAATATCCACTTCGTTTTTGGTGGGTAAATCTTCGCATAATTGAAGAAGACTTAATAGTGAAGACCGAGCTTTTTCTAAATAATTAGAGTTCTGAATTTCTCGCTCTTCTTCGCTGAGCAGATGGAGTTCTTGTTTTTGAGCGTTTTCAATTAATTGCTGGAAAGCCTGGAAATCATCCGGTTGGATAACGGTTGGGAATCCGTTGTCAAATAACCAAGCTAACCAATTCTCCCTCATTTGTTTTTTTTCTTTTTCAGCTTCAGCAAGGCTTTGCCATAAATCATTTATCATTTGCTGGGTTTCTTGTTGTTTTAAAATTAGGCTATCCTGTTCTTTTTTGAGCTCTTGACGTTTCAAGAAGTCCTCTAATTCTTTTTCAAATTGGATTTCGAAGCTTTCCAATTCGTTATAGCTGAAAAATTTCTTGGAAAAATACTTTTGACTCACTTCATCAATTTGACGGTTAATTTGCCTAGATTGCTTATGAAGCCTGATAATTTCTTCATGAATTTGATCTATTTCATCCTCATATTTATTTAAATTGGATAATAAACGTTTTCTCAAATAGTGTTGTTTATTATGATAATTATAGAAAGTGATAAAAATCATTATTGAACCGCTTAAACTGAGAAGCAGTAGCCATTCTTTAGGTATTTGTTGGTTGATTGAGGGAGAAATAAAGTAAATTAGCATTAATGGTAAAAATGAAATGGCTACCTTTAACCAAAGAGAAAAAGGTTTTGATATCTCTTGAGATTTACCCAGTATTTCTTCATAATGATTTTTGTGCTCTTTATCTTTTATTTTCAATTGAGTCATAAGAAATTGATTTTTATCTAACTCTCGGAAAAGGGAATGAAGTTTTTTTAAAGCTTGTTTTTTAATTTGAAGATCATCTGAGTTTATAAAAAGGGGAATCGTCGGTCGAAATATCCTTTTATTAATTAAATTAATATGATGAAAGAAGTTTTTCTTTAGTTCTGTTTTTGTATTCAATTCGTTTTGAAGGTACTGAATTTTTTCATTTATTTTTAAAAAAGATTTTTTGTAAAGTTCAACGGTTTTTTGAGTTTCAGGAGTGATTATGGTTTTTTTGAGTTTATCACGATTCCATTCGAGACCAAGGCTTGATAGTTTTTGCACAAGGTCGTTTTTTAAAAGCAGGTTTTGTTTTTTTAAGCGAGCATGTTCTTCAAGGAAGGAGAGGTACTTTTCTTTTTCTCCAATACAAAGCTCTATTTCATTTTGGTGTTGGATAATTTTTTCAAAACCAAGTGATTTTTCTATTTCAATTTTAATATTTTCTATAGCTTGATTCACATTTCTCTTTTTTAATTCCAACCCTTCAATATCGCTTT
Protein-coding sequences here:
- a CDS encoding RNase H family protein, whose product is MNEWEAYVDGSYYNHKVGYGAVIIHKNKVKSELFGSVPEEFSHSRQVGGELFAVIQVVKWCQKENITKITIYFDYWGIQKWVTGDWKTNISLTKNYTDFINHSPIQIHWQKVKSHSGNLWNQRADELAKKGANGIG
- a CDS encoding AAA family ATPase; translation: MKIRSIYCDGFGIINQQGMDNLLKGLIVIIGNNESGKTTLMEFLRTSLFGFSSHKQQRKEYLPVGNGTHGGRLIVVMKDGREFYIGWNRSKWTIKDKHENTIDSSIFKNSLGNIDRQTYERIFAIGLKDLQGLDILSEENIKSRLFSAGTGLGATSFPVLLKKIDRELDNLLTKKGRIPIINQTLQNLNEINYKIKSLREQTSQYVENQKKLEIIEATIKGNRQEEQSIRERLLLINNLEQTRNFWIRFKKAEQNEEKFRFAQFFPDQGLKKLEKIKSDIEGLELKKRNVNQAIENIKIEIEKSLGFEKIIQHQNEIELCIGEKEKYLSFLEEHARLKKQNLLLKNDLVQKLSSLGLEWNRDKLKKTIITPETQKTVELYKKSFLKINEKIQYLQNELNTKTELKKNFFHHINLINKRIFRPTIPLFINSDDLQIKKQALKKLHSLFRELDKNQFLMTQLKIKDKEHKNHYEEILGKSQEISKPFSLWLKVAISFLPLMLIYFISPSINQQIPKEWLLLLSLSGSIMIFITFYNYHNKQHYLRKRLLSNLNKYEDEIDQIHEEIIRLHKQSRQINRQIDEVSQKYFSKKFFSYNELESFEIQFEKELEDFLKRQELKKEQDSLILKQQETQQMINDLWQSLAEAEKEKKQMRENWLAWLFDNGFPTVIQPDDFQAFQQLIENAQKQELHLLSEEEREIQNSNYLEKARSSLLSLLQLCEDLPTKNEVDISSFDRLHSYYAEAIERKRKYLLLREQIEQKKLEEKIIEEQLLSKRKEISDLYNLIKVNDEVNFLLFAAAHEKWLAAQKEMIETKESLLLIAEKPEKLNSLIKELQKTDVLQLHEEKRSLEQELNNLIQKIGQDEQEKGAIIERMTYLENNQTQGELLFEERLHREKLNNYLKRWTTLVLARHFLKQTQNIYEQSRQPRVIQEAQHFIQQITNHRYHLFSSVDNQTIYLEEQNHRRKKEKEWSSGLADQVYLSIRFGLALDFGQKNEPLPILLDDILVNYDPSRQVNTTKIILQFSEENQIFLFSCHPETVNIIQKAKSLFNLESIPVTFYHIKDGIITPDLI